From a region of the Mycobacterium intracellulare ATCC 13950 genome:
- a CDS encoding cytochrome P450 produces MEQLFDDLEDFGAFDDAVSGDVRDPYTELARLRHEEPIQRLDASGMPHEESKPVFIVYRHEEAQQMLRDNETFSSAAVIAAFGPVLGERVMLGMDEPVHGRLRSLVSKAFSQKALARWEDELVGRVGNSLIDKFAANGKADLVKEFTFDYPSQIIAGLLGLPQEDYPQFQRWSISLLSWMLNPERGLAASAALCDYFAPILASRRAEPKDDLISGLAQAEIDGEKLEDEEIYSFLRLLLPAGVETTYRSLGSLLLALLSDPVQLDAIRADRSLLPQAIEEGVRWEPPLLTITRVATRDTELGGVPIPAGSTVMPMLGAANRQEDRYPEPDTFDIFRSPKSHLGWGHGVHVCLGMHLARLEMRTAINLLLDRLPNLRLDPDADDPHIRGQVFRSPTSVPVLFDPQ; encoded by the coding sequence ATGGAGCAACTTTTCGACGACCTGGAAGACTTCGGCGCGTTCGATGACGCGGTGTCGGGCGACGTGCGCGACCCGTACACCGAATTGGCCCGGCTGCGCCACGAGGAACCCATTCAGCGCCTCGACGCGTCGGGCATGCCGCATGAGGAATCCAAGCCCGTCTTCATCGTCTACCGCCACGAGGAAGCCCAGCAGATGCTGCGCGACAACGAGACGTTCTCCTCGGCGGCCGTCATCGCCGCGTTCGGCCCCGTGCTGGGGGAGCGGGTCATGCTCGGCATGGACGAGCCGGTGCACGGCCGGCTGCGATCGCTGGTGTCAAAGGCCTTCTCGCAGAAGGCCTTGGCGCGGTGGGAAGACGAATTGGTCGGGCGCGTGGGCAACAGCCTGATCGACAAGTTCGCGGCCAACGGCAAGGCCGATTTGGTCAAGGAATTCACCTTCGACTATCCCAGTCAGATCATCGCCGGCCTGCTGGGCCTGCCGCAGGAGGACTACCCGCAGTTTCAGCGCTGGTCCATCTCGCTGCTGAGCTGGATGCTGAATCCGGAACGCGGGCTTGCCGCCTCGGCCGCGCTGTGCGACTACTTCGCGCCGATCCTCGCGTCCCGCCGCGCCGAGCCCAAGGACGATCTGATCAGCGGGCTGGCCCAGGCGGAGATCGACGGCGAGAAACTCGAGGACGAGGAGATCTACTCGTTCCTGCGCCTGCTGCTCCCCGCCGGCGTCGAGACGACCTACCGGTCGCTCGGCAGCCTGCTGTTGGCGCTGCTGTCCGACCCGGTGCAGCTCGATGCCATCCGCGCCGACCGGTCGCTGCTGCCTCAGGCCATCGAAGAAGGCGTGCGGTGGGAACCGCCCCTGCTGACCATCACCCGGGTGGCCACCCGCGACACCGAACTCGGCGGGGTGCCGATACCGGCCGGCTCGACGGTGATGCCGATGCTGGGCGCGGCCAATCGGCAGGAAGACCGCTACCCCGAACCGGACACGTTCGACATCTTCCGCTCACCGAAGAGCCACCTGGGCTGGGGGCACGGCGTGCACGTCTGCCTCGGCATGCACTTGGCCCGGCTGGAGATGCGCACCGCCATCAACCTTTTGCTCGACCGACTGCCGAACCTTCGGCTGGACCCCGACGCGGACGACCCCCATATCCGTGGACAGGTCTTCCGGTCGCCGACGTCGGTGCCGGTGCTGTTCGACCCGCAATAA
- a CDS encoding aldehyde dehydrogenase family protein, whose protein sequence is MTEAVKVRFEPKMMIDGKLVDGQAGTFTNINPATEESLGEVADASKEDMHRAIDAARRAFDETDWSTNRELRKRCLLQLHEAIESEKEELREELILEVGSPRAITFGPQLDAPLEDGLKYPARLIDEYAWETDLGDKVISLTGTLTTRKVWREPVGVVGAIVPWNFPFEVTLNKLGQALGTGNTVVLKPAPNTPFNATRLGRLIAEKTDIPAGVVNVVTASDHFVGEELTLSPKVDLISFTGSTVVGKRIMEKGAATMKRLFLELGGKSATIVLEDADFGTACMVGIAPCMHAGQGCANPTRLLLPRSRYDEGVEILKNIYENVTCGDPQDPGTLCGPVISQRQLDRVTGYIKKGVEEGATALVGGPDAPTGFDKGYFVRPTLFTNVDNSMTIAQEEIFGPVLSVIPFDDEEDAIRIANDSVYGLAGNVFAGSLEHALSVTRRIKAGFMGVNGGAPYGADTPFGGYKESGVGRQNGVAGFDQYTEIKSVAYPAG, encoded by the coding sequence ATGACTGAGGCTGTAAAGGTCCGCTTCGAGCCGAAGATGATGATCGACGGCAAGCTCGTCGACGGGCAGGCCGGCACCTTCACCAACATCAACCCGGCGACCGAGGAGTCGCTCGGCGAGGTCGCGGACGCTTCCAAGGAGGACATGCACCGGGCGATCGACGCCGCCCGCCGCGCCTTCGATGAGACCGACTGGTCGACCAACCGCGAACTGCGCAAGCGCTGCCTGTTGCAGCTGCACGAGGCGATCGAATCAGAGAAGGAAGAACTGCGCGAGGAGCTCATCCTCGAGGTCGGCTCGCCCCGGGCCATCACGTTCGGCCCCCAGCTGGACGCCCCGCTGGAAGACGGGCTGAAGTATCCCGCCCGGTTGATCGACGAGTATGCGTGGGAGACCGACCTGGGCGACAAGGTCATCAGCCTCACCGGCACGCTGACCACCCGCAAGGTCTGGCGGGAGCCGGTGGGTGTGGTCGGTGCGATCGTGCCGTGGAACTTCCCGTTCGAAGTCACCCTCAACAAGCTCGGCCAGGCGCTGGGAACCGGCAACACGGTGGTGCTCAAGCCGGCGCCGAACACGCCGTTCAACGCCACCCGGCTCGGCCGGTTGATCGCCGAGAAGACCGACATCCCGGCCGGTGTGGTCAACGTCGTCACCGCGTCCGACCACTTCGTGGGCGAGGAGCTCACGCTGTCACCGAAGGTCGACCTGATCTCGTTCACCGGTTCGACGGTCGTCGGCAAGCGGATCATGGAAAAGGGTGCCGCCACCATGAAGCGCCTGTTCCTGGAGCTCGGCGGCAAGTCGGCCACCATCGTGCTCGAGGACGCCGACTTCGGGACGGCCTGCATGGTCGGCATCGCGCCGTGCATGCACGCCGGTCAGGGTTGCGCCAACCCGACGCGGCTGCTGTTGCCGCGGTCCCGCTACGACGAGGGCGTGGAGATCCTCAAGAACATCTACGAGAACGTCACGTGCGGAGACCCGCAGGACCCCGGAACCCTTTGCGGGCCCGTGATCTCGCAGCGGCAGCTCGACCGGGTGACGGGCTACATCAAGAAGGGCGTGGAAGAAGGTGCCACCGCGCTGGTCGGCGGTCCCGACGCCCCCACCGGTTTCGACAAGGGATATTTCGTCCGCCCAACGCTTTTCACCAACGTCGACAACTCCATGACGATCGCGCAGGAGGAGATCTTCGGCCCGGTGCTCTCGGTCATCCCGTTCGACGACGAGGAGGACGCGATCCGCATCGCCAACGACAGCGTGTACGGGTTGGCCGGCAACGTGTTTGCGGGCTCCCTCGAGCATGCGCTGTCGGTGACCCGCCGCATCAAGGCCGGCTTCATGGGCGTCAACGGCGGCGCCCCGTACGGCGCCGACACCCCGTTCGGCGGCTACAAGGAGAGCGGCGTGGGGCGCCAGAACGGTGTCGCCGGGTTCGACCAGTACACCGAGATCAAGTCGGTCGCCTACCCCGCCGGCTGA
- a CDS encoding thiolase family protein, with product MAEAVIVEAVRSPIGKRNGGLSGVHPADLSAQVLNGLVDKAGVDPGIVDDVIWGCVMQAGEQALDIGRTALLTAGWPETVPGVTVDRQCGSSQQSIHFAAAGVIAGHYDVVVAGGVESMSRTPMGASLANGGRPYSQAFLDRYQGQIPNQGIGAEMIAEKWGFDRTALDEFSLASHEKAAAAQDSGAFDDQIVGIKDQDGNVVLKDEGIRRGTPMEKMASLKPAFKEDGVIHAGNSSQISDGSAALLFMSAEKAKELGLKPIAKVHTASLAGADPVIMLTAPIPATQKVLKKSGLSIDDIGAYEVNEAFAPVPLAWLKDIGADEKKLNPNGGAIALGHPLGGSGARIMTTLLYHMRDKGIRYGLQTMCEGGGQANATIVELL from the coding sequence ATGGCTGAAGCCGTCATCGTCGAGGCAGTGCGTTCACCGATCGGGAAGCGCAACGGCGGATTGTCCGGGGTGCACCCGGCGGATCTGTCCGCGCAGGTGCTCAACGGCCTGGTGGACAAGGCCGGCGTCGACCCGGGCATCGTCGACGACGTCATCTGGGGCTGCGTCATGCAGGCCGGGGAGCAGGCTCTCGACATCGGCCGCACCGCGCTGCTGACCGCCGGGTGGCCCGAGACCGTCCCCGGCGTGACCGTCGACCGTCAGTGCGGGTCGAGCCAGCAGTCGATCCACTTCGCGGCCGCCGGGGTGATCGCCGGGCACTACGACGTCGTCGTCGCCGGCGGCGTCGAGTCCATGTCGCGCACCCCGATGGGGGCGTCGCTGGCCAACGGCGGGCGGCCGTACTCGCAGGCCTTCCTGGACCGCTACCAGGGCCAGATCCCCAACCAGGGCATCGGGGCGGAAATGATCGCCGAGAAGTGGGGCTTCGACCGCACGGCGCTCGACGAGTTCTCGTTGGCCTCGCACGAAAAGGCCGCGGCCGCACAGGATTCCGGTGCCTTCGACGATCAGATTGTCGGCATCAAGGATCAGGACGGCAATGTGGTCCTCAAGGACGAGGGCATCCGCCGCGGCACGCCGATGGAGAAGATGGCCTCGCTGAAGCCGGCGTTCAAGGAGGACGGCGTGATCCACGCCGGCAACTCGTCGCAGATCTCCGACGGTTCGGCGGCGCTGCTTTTCATGTCGGCCGAGAAGGCCAAGGAGCTGGGCCTCAAGCCGATCGCCAAGGTGCACACCGCTTCGCTAGCCGGGGCCGACCCGGTGATCATGCTGACCGCCCCCATCCCGGCGACGCAGAAGGTGCTGAAGAAATCGGGGCTGTCCATCGACGACATCGGCGCCTACGAGGTCAACGAGGCGTTCGCGCCGGTCCCGCTGGCGTGGCTCAAGGACATCGGCGCCGACGAGAAGAAGCTCAACCCCAACGGCGGCGCCATCGCGCTGGGCCACCCGCTCGGCGGATCCGGCGCCCGGATCATGACCACCCTGCTGTATCACATGCGGGACAAGGGAATTCGCTACGGTCTGCAGA